TCATAGAGGTTGTTTGGTTGTCGGCCCCAAAAGACCTAACCAAATATTGGCTATGGCCAAATTCAGGGCATAGCCAAATTTATCGCAAAAAAGTAGTGCTTGGTTTGTAACCAAGCTAAAGTTAGGCCCCTACTAAAATTGAAGGTAAAATTGATGTTTGAATTGCTACCAGgccaaaatatttcaaaattgtgAGTATTCCATGTAGAGTCTACAtgtcattaatttttttaatgtcaAAATATATCCAAATTATGTCTTGTTTTGTAGATTAAATTGTAAGGAATACAATAGTACAAACGGATGACGAATCCGATGCGTGGTTTACAAACTATAGTCAGTTGAAGATTGTTAATTGAAAAGGCAAAGCATTTACTGGACCGCTCTCCTGCTGACATCTCACCATGCAGTCGAGCCAAAATTTGGCCACCAAAGCGCTCGCCTCTAACTGGCCATTGATTTGGCTTTAGACAACTGGGCAAGGCCAAAATTTATCTGGCAGGCCAAATCTGGGCTTTAAGGCAAACGGCTGCTAAATTGTGCCGGCATGGCCGAAATTTGGCTAGGCACCTTGGGGTAGTGATCCAAATAGTCACATAGATACGCTACATAAAAAATAAGGACACGGCTAAATTTAGGCCATACATGCTATAGTAGTTTAGCATGCATACTCATATTTAGTATAATTTGGTCTGAAcactattttctctttttatttttaggaTATTTAACATCTATTTTTCAACATATGTCCGCCTTTTTGATTTTTGGCTACTTAGCATCCGAGCTCCAAGCACATTATATCCAACTTTAATATGCGgtaaaaccaaacaaaaatagGGAAAATCCATACGTTCTTTCTTTAATCACCCAGGTAGATAAGCATTTTTGTTAAAAGTTGTAAGCAAACCAGAATAGACTCATAAGCAAGTTGGAATAAATGTGCAAGTAAATTTGCATGAATTCAGATATCATAATAgcaaaaatcaaatcaatctactATATAtttacaaacaaaaataaaaagaaatttgtATGCTTCCCTAGGTTTGAGAGAGCAAATCGCCTCAATTTACAAAAGCAAATCGGTATGACACAAAAGagaaatttatttaattttacaaTTAAATATGTACCAACTTAAAAAGCAAGTTTGTTTTATTTACAATAAAATTAATCCATACAGATTTAGAGgacaaatttgtttcaatttacAAATGTAAATACATATACAATCAGAAAGCAAATTTATATCTTTTTATGAGTAAATCCGTACCTAATCCAAGAGTAAATTTGTTTAAACCGAAGAGCAAATCTAGCGAGCTCATGGCCAACATGATGGATGGGAGAGGAGGGTGTATGCATCATGGATGAGGTGGAGGGTCATCTCAGAGTCGGGGTGCTGGTTGCTAGTGCCGAGGAGCACCAGGCGGCGGAAGGCGTGAGAGATGGCGACCTGGTTAGGGTTGGCCCCCGAGGACAACTGAAGAACGGCGAGCAGGTCAAGGTGGCTGGAGGTGAGGGTGTTCTAGGAGGCAAGGAGGGCGTCGGCGATGGCGACGAGCTTGTCGGTGCTAGGGAGGAGCGGGTTGAACTCAGCGCGCTAGTGCCTCCGCTTGGCGAACCCTCATGAGCACATCTAGGCAATCTGGTAAGCAAGTTGTACACACACCCTTGATCATGTGTGGCTTCAAGCTCCGCTCATCTCTGCTCCACCAGATCTAGCAAAATCCTAACACGATTACCATGGCAATCGATTTGGGATGGGAGGTTGAATCGATATATGAGACATAGAGATATGCATATTAGGAGAGAGGGAAGAGAAGATCGAATGGATGcaccaaaaatgaaaaaatggAGCAAATTTGGGAGCAAACAATGCACCTGTCCTCCTTCAGCCATCTATCTATGATGACCTCCGCAGTTGCTTCTCCCATCCTCATTCCCTGCCATGTTTAGAGGTAGTGCGAGATTTGTGCAGAACAAACACGATTCAAGGTTGTAATCAGCGTGGGACGAAGGGCAGGAGTCGTGTTTGCCCAACTCATGGGCCGGATTCATCAGCTCCATGCCGAGGGACCTTGTTGcacagagagaggggggaggaaGGGAGCTGTTGCTTAGTGACATAGGAAAGAACTCAAGGCTGCAGCCTGCGTGAGCTTCAAGCGAGCATGGCGCCAGAGAAGAGCTTGGTGACATGGATGGGTGAGCTTCAGAGCAACAACGATGGTGAGGAACGGGACGAGGAAGCTTCTGGATTTCTTAGAGATTGAGAGGATTTTAGTGAGAGGGTCCGGATGAGAGATTTTTGTGTGAAGGTGGAGCAACCACATTGAAAGACAAGGTGCTTAGCGCAGCAGAGCGTGGGGATGAGGCTCAGCGCAGCGAGTGTGCGGGCATGAGCGTTAACGGCCGCACGCTCAAAATCTAAACATTACCATACTCCAGTTGCTTAGTTTATCATATAATATCTGATAATAAATATCGTACAGGTGATGTGGGTGTACCTGCACAGTAGCAGACTTGCTCTTGTTTGCTTGTTCACCATCCCATTCCGTTGCATTCAGAGACGCATGCAGACGCAGTTTTGGCTGCCAGCTTCTTCCTCCCAACGCCGAACACATGCATGGGATTGTTGGACCGACGCACGCAACTCTCAGTAATTTTGCCTGCACGGGCAATTCACCAGCCTTGTCCAGTAAAATGTTTAAACCGACCGGATAACACGGTAACAAACATTACGAGACCATTATGGCATCCACAAAAACATGAAGTGGCTCGAGCATTCGAAGAAGCAGCCACGCAAATCAGTGCGATTACACAACAAATCCCAGTTAAAAGTAAACACATACAGCACTCAGCTTATTTCAAAAAGTTGGCACGATCTATATAGAAGAGAAACTAGAGTGCcatgatggatggatggatggatggatgcccGTCTGCACAGACACTCCCCATGTTTCACGACTGTCATCAGTCAGACCTCAAAAACCATCCCTCAAGCTCAAAGGAACAAAACTATGCTTCAGTGCATATCAACTATCAAGCAAGACATTCCCCTGTTTTAAGCTAGCTAGCTTCAATTCTTCATCACTCTTTTTCCCCCTTCTTTATGTGCCCTTGGGAAAGCTGTCTTATAGAGGATGGTCAGGATTGAATCCTCTATCACTCATGTTGAACGAACCTCTGGAGCTAACCAAAGTTTTACCTTTTTGTCCACACTAGCAGTCGCTAAAATAAACGCAAGCATGCCACCTGAAGAAATAACAGTAATGTGACTTAGAAATCATAAAATTCATGTTTCCACTTAGATAAATGACATTTTCAAGATGGAATTCTTCCAACTAAGGGTACATCACATAAAAATTCAAGTTATAGAAGCTGACAAGGATGGGACAACATAAGTCGTGAAATCATGTCCATCAGCTCCAAACAGAAACTGTATTTGCTATATGGATACAGAGAACAGCCAATGATGAAGAGAAGTGGTTAGCAAAATGTTTGCTTATCAGACCACAACTGCAATGTGTGTTGTCATGACTAGGATTGGCATACTTTGCATATCCAGACATCCAATGTACAACATACAACATTTTATATAAAGTGCTAACCTAAATGAGTTTACAAAAGAtcaaattaaaactaaataaAAGCAACAAAGACTCAGACCATTGTAATTCCTGAACAAGGATTATAAAGACATATGGATTTCTAAGGGTTTACAGAGATCTCATTACCATTGGGAATTGTCCGTGGAGCCCAAGCAATACCAGTTATATCACCTGCGTAAATGTCAAAAAACATGTCATTCCGAGCTACAAATTAGCATTTGGCAGGTGCAAGCTATTGCACAATATATCAACATTAAACAGCTGTCAATCGAAAACAGGCTAAAATTCTAGATATCTAATCTGCAAGTTTTGGTTATAGACTCCATGTTTCATAGCCATGCTCAACAGGAATACAAGTAGGCAGTAGGACCAGACCATCGGAATAGAATATGTACACTTTGCCCCATACAGTAGGATATGTTGGCACCATTCACAAGTTAGTACCCAACAATAAGTACATTTGCCGGAAGAATAAGCCGCTACTCAAACACAAAAGATCCTACAATTCCATGGATTCTGTGAACTAATTCATGTCTTTCAAGTACCTAAGACTTAACACTCACCATCTGTCTCAAGTGCCTCCTGACTGCCACCTCACCAATAATTTACTTAGCGCAACAAACATAGTGCCCAAAATCAACCAACAAGCGCCTATAAATATTTAGTAGACCAAGCAATACATCACAGGTTGGGAAAAGGACTACCGAGTAGTGTCAATTAATAAAACTAATCCGATCCACACTCACTGCCCACAAGTTTGGAGGCACTATTGcttctaaaaaaaatgaagagcGTTCACCCTAGTAGATAGGGAAATTACAAACCTTCATGTGCTTTCTCGGCTGTATCCAAAACTGCACTAGTTTCCGCACACAACCATTGCAATGTTGATCCACTTGTTACCGCCAGAACTTTACCATCAGGAGAGATGCTCATGTGATCATACTGGCAAGCAGAGCCTTTTGAGTCATGCAGTGGAATTGCAAAAATTCTCAAGGTTTTTGGATCCTCATCGAGGTGATACCTTACTAAAAAAGTAAGAAATATGTAAATCAGATCACAAGAAAAGAGTAGTGAAGCATCATGTTTGAAGAAACTACAAGATGGGCATATCGAGTTTGACAACAGCAACATCGACCAAACATGCATTAATGTCAGGGACAACTATAAAATGGAAATTTGCATTTGAAGTGTTAAGGAACGACAAAAGAATAGTTCAAAGGAAGCCTGAACTTCAGGGAAGACTAATAAACCAGGGAAATGATAACTTTGGCCACTAGTATGATATTTGGCTAATGGTTCCTTTTGAAATAAAGGAAAGATCTTCCAAACTTTGTGAAGAAAAGCACAATGAAAACCATAGATGTATCATTCTTTTATGCAAAAAGAGAATTCACCAAGTTGGAGTGAGAACATaagatatataagaagaagaaaaatgctgGCATGTTGACTTCCAGTTAACATGCCAGTTAAAATTGTTAGAtgctatgaactcaagaacCAACATATGCCTTCCAGGCTGTACGATATGGAGGTAAGCAAATATAGCATACCATTAATGTTCCATACTCGAATGGAACCATCTTTGGATGCAGTAATTATCTGCTCAGAACTTGGAGCAAAGCATAAGCAAGTAACAGCACTCTGAATAAAAAGAACACATCAGTTTCACATAAGATTCAGTTCAAGCAAAACACAGGGGCACATTATTACCTTATGACCCTTGAGTTGCATAACTTTATTAACCTCCTTCACTGAACTATCCTTCAAGTAAACTATCTCCCACACCTAAAGaataagaaaatatcatcataATTGAGGAAGCAATAAGTGAGCAAAATGGCAACAGTCTCTGCAGCACAAAAGTTCCTGGTGCTTCATCTAATTTTCCTGTCAACAAATTCTGCAACTAATATCGCAAGAAAGCAAAGAACAGCCTTTCAAAGGAGAGCAATCCAGTGCATTGATAACTCAAATAAGCAGAAtaattaactaaagaaaatagCCATTTAAGGGTCTTCGATCTTGAATTGGTTCCAAAAAGAAAATGGTGAAGACTAGCAATAGAACTAACCTTGACATCAGCAGTAAAGGCTGCAGCAGCTATGAAGCGACCATTTGGGGATATGTCAgccatattattttttaactgATTGGCATCAACAGTACCCAGCTCCTTTCCACTCTTCCCATGCCAAACTTTGATATCAGTTGCTGCAAATAGTTTTGCGGTAATTAACCTTAACAGTTAACACGAAATAAGCAACCTTGGGTGTTctcaaacaaaaagaaataagaaaccCTAAGAATTGGAATGAATCCCACAATGTTATAAACTACTATTTGCGGAATGCCTGCATTCAAAAAGAGGGGAGGGGGCTTGACCAAGACCAGGTGGCTAGTGCACATATGCTGACTAAGAAAGATATGGATGTTTCGTCAAATTAATGCTATGCTCACTGAATGCAAATGAGAGTTCAAACGCAAATCTAAGGAGATAGCAATTGCTTATGTTAGCAGATTGTTCTAATTGATTTATGGACTTTATGGACTATATTAACTATTACATATTCTAAAGAGCAACAAAACAACCCGCACCTTCTGAGCACGAAATAATTATAGTGCTCCCATCTCCGGAGCCATAAGTTGCACGGGCCGCTGCAAAGTTCAGCACCGACTCTTTGCCATGAATTTTGTGGTGATTCCACTTTATCTCAGGTGGAGAAAGCTTGCCCTGCTGCTTGTTTTCTGCAGTTGGTGGAGCACTAACATCTGCATACATATAGAGAGATGAGCCCAGAAGAGCCTGTGCTGCCACAACAACAGATGATGAACCCTCTGAGAAAGCAACAGCAGTAGGATGTGCCCCAGCAGGCAAGTTTATCCTCAGGATCCTGCAAACATCCCAACATGCCTGTAAATTTGTGTTGCTAAaacatttttaataaaaatgtaACTTTTATAGAATGAGATAACTAACTTGAAGCTCTTGCTTGAGGTATCATCGATCCTGAATACTCTCACCGCTCCATCTGCACATACTGCAACAACAAGCAACAGAGATATAAGTATGTGAATTTAGTGTAACAATTACGCTTGATTAACCAAGTGAAAAATTACTAAACTGGGACTGGGACTGGAACTACAATACCATGACTGAAATTCTAATTTATCAGTAATGCTATACCAGCAGGTCAAAtaaattcaaccaaaaaaacATGTGGCGTGAAACTACACAATGAAAAAGGCAACACATGAAATCTGAAAGCCCTTTATCATACGGGGATTGGAAAAGGGGAATAAGCTCACCGGTGGCTAGGTTGTGGCCATCATTGGAGAAGTGAAGTGCAGTGACGGAATCGGTATGCCCCCTCAAGGTGT
The nucleotide sequence above comes from Phragmites australis chromosome 4, lpPhrAust1.1, whole genome shotgun sequence. Encoded proteins:
- the LOC133914954 gene encoding uncharacterized protein LOC133914954 isoform X1 → MASSASLVSSLTVPLLSAVFGGAIALLFLAGYLRRKRAAIAHIPPSAAAASPDQPKHVRPSNQAQHKKGHLRHHHHAADKDAAKKHHHLDVNTLRGHTDSVTALHFSNDGHNLATVCADGAVRVFRIDDTSSKSFKILRINLPAGAHPTAVAFSEGSSSVVVAAQALLGSSLYMYADVSAPPTAENKQQGKLSPPEIKWNHHKIHGKESVLNFAAARATYGSGDGSTIIISCSEATDIKVWHGKSGKELGTVDANQLKNNMADISPNGRFIAAAAFTADVKVWEIVYLKDSSVKEVNKVMQLKGHKSAVTCLCFAPSSEQIITASKDGSIRVWNINVRYHLDEDPKTLRIFAIPLHDSKGSACQYDHMSISPDGKVLAVTSGSTLQWLCAETSAVLDTAEKAHEGDITGIAWAPRTIPNGGMLAFILATASVDKKVKLWLAPEVRST
- the LOC133914954 gene encoding uncharacterized protein LOC133914954 isoform X2: MASSASLVSSLTVPLLSAVFGGAIALLFLAGYLRRKRAAIAHIPPSAAAASPDQPKHVRPSNQAQHKKGHLRHHHHAADKDAAKKHHHLDVNTLRGHTDSVTALHFSNDGHNLATVCADGAVRVFRIDDTSSKSFKILRINLPAGAHPTAVAFSEGSSSVVVAAQALLGSSLYMYADVSAPPTAENKQQGKLSPPEIKWNHHKIHGKESVLNFAAARATYGSGDGSTIIISCSEATDIKVWHGKSGKELGTVDANQLKNNMADISPNGRFIAAAAFTADVKVWEIVYLKDSSVKEVNKVMQLKGHKSAVTCLCFAPSSEQIITASKDGSIRVWNINVRYHLDEDPKTLRIFAIPLHDSKGSACQYDHMSISPDGKVLAVTSGSTLQWLCAETSAVLDTAEKAHEGIAWAPRTIPNGGMLAFILATASVDKKVKLWLAPEVRST